A single region of the Thermodesulfatator indicus DSM 15286 genome encodes:
- a CDS encoding aminopeptidase: protein MTEKNKLKELKEKLAYKSHHVWDKLDEDEKKAIETLSEDYKSFLNAAKTERECAAETVKLLEKRGFSPTSSTRWYHVFRDKVVVAVVAGRKPVTEGVRLIASHIDCPRLDLKLHPLFEEFEMAYLKTHYYGGIKKYHWVAMPLALHGVVIKADGEKIQIKIGEDPKDPVFTICDLLPHLARKVQGDKKLSEAIPGEKLNILFGGIPLPDSEEKERVKLGILKLLNERYGLVEEDFISAELEIVPAGEARDVGLDRAFIGAYGHDDRSSAFASLAAILNLEAPLYTSVALFLDKEEIGSDGNTGAKSRLLEKIYYELLKLQGISPAADIVLDTLFKTRAISADVTAGIDPFYIEVHEKLNDAKIGHGVVVTKYTGHGGKYAASDAHAEYVGWLRRVLNRARVVWQAASFGKVDEGGGGTVAKYLAYHGLDIIDCGPPLLSMHSPFEIIHKGDLYMTFRAYKAFYEAGENED from the coding sequence ATGACTGAAAAAAACAAACTTAAAGAATTGAAAGAAAAACTGGCCTATAAGTCTCACCACGTATGGGACAAGCTTGATGAAGACGAAAAAAAGGCCATTGAAACCTTATCAGAAGACTACAAAAGTTTTTTGAATGCCGCCAAAACCGAAAGAGAATGTGCTGCTGAAACTGTAAAACTACTGGAAAAAAGGGGTTTTAGCCCGACCAGCAGCACCAGATGGTATCACGTGTTTCGCGACAAAGTAGTGGTTGCGGTGGTAGCTGGTCGTAAACCCGTGACCGAAGGCGTCAGGCTTATTGCCAGCCACATTGATTGCCCGAGGCTTGACCTCAAGCTCCATCCCCTTTTTGAAGAATTTGAAATGGCCTACCTTAAAACACATTATTATGGTGGTATTAAAAAGTATCACTGGGTAGCCATGCCCCTTGCCCTGCACGGTGTAGTAATAAAAGCTGATGGCGAAAAAATCCAAATAAAAATTGGGGAAGACCCAAAAGACCCGGTCTTTACCATTTGCGACCTTCTTCCACATCTAGCCCGCAAAGTTCAGGGAGACAAAAAACTCTCAGAGGCCATCCCGGGTGAAAAATTAAATATTCTTTTTGGCGGTATCCCTTTACCCGATTCTGAAGAAAAAGAACGAGTTAAGTTGGGTATTTTAAAACTTCTAAATGAACGTTACGGCTTAGTTGAAGAAGACTTTATAAGTGCAGAACTTGAAATAGTACCGGCTGGTGAGGCTCGGGACGTAGGGCTTGACCGCGCCTTTATCGGTGCCTACGGCCACGATGACCGAAGCTCTGCCTTTGCTTCTCTAGCGGCTATCTTAAACCTTGAAGCCCCCCTTTATACCTCGGTAGCCCTTTTCCTTGATAAAGAAGAAATAGGTTCAGATGGAAACACCGGGGCCAAAAGCCGCCTTCTTGAAAAGATTTATTACGAGCTTCTTAAACTCCAGGGAATTAGCCCAGCTGCTGATATTGTGCTTGATACTCTTTTCAAAACTAGGGCTATTTCTGCTGATGTCACCGCAGGGATTGATCCCTTCTACATAGAAGTCCACGAAAAATTAAATGACGCCAAAATCGGCCATGGTGTAGTGGTTACCAAGTACACAGGCCACGGAGGCAAGTACGCCGCTAGCGACGCCCACGCCGAGTACGTAGGCTGGCTCAGGCGTGTGCTTAATCGGGCACGAGTTGTGTGGCAGGCTGCCTCTTTTGGTAAAGTTGACGAAGGCGGCGGAGGAACGGTAGCCAAATATCTTGCCTATCATGGCCTGGACATTATTGACTGTGGCCCTCCCCTTCTTTCCATGCATTCTCCTTTTGAAATTATCCACAAAGGAGACCTTTATATGACTTTTCGTGCCTATAAAGCCTTTTATGAGGCCGGGGAAAATGAAGATTAA
- a CDS encoding SDH family Clp fold serine proteinase, with protein sequence MSGVSGFDIFWLIFMIMMMQPILRQKFLEAARQRMIRKLEQKRKSRVILLVHRQETMSLLGFPIMRFIDVNDSEQVIRAIHMTDPDVPIDIILHTPGGLVLASLQIAKALKRHKAKTTAFVPHYAMSGGTLIALAADEIVMDEHAVLGPVDPQVGQFPAASLVKVRQTKPLDKIDDETLILADVAEKALNQMEYNLEELLNGRFPEEKVKELAKLLSQGRWTHDYPITFDEAKALGLPVSNNMPEEIYELMSLFPQPMRQQPSVEFAPSPRRTPPRGNGKSLI encoded by the coding sequence ATGTCTGGAGTATCAGGCTTTGATATTTTCTGGCTAATTTTTATGATCATGATGATGCAGCCTATTTTGCGCCAAAAGTTTTTAGAAGCTGCTCGCCAAAGGATGATCCGTAAACTAGAACAAAAACGCAAGTCTCGCGTAATTCTTCTAGTACATCGCCAGGAAACCATGAGCCTCTTAGGTTTCCCCATTATGCGCTTTATAGATGTAAATGATTCGGAACAAGTCATCCGTGCTATCCACATGACTGACCCTGATGTTCCCATAGACATTATCCTTCATACTCCAGGAGGATTAGTTCTCGCCTCGTTGCAAATTGCCAAAGCCTTAAAGCGCCACAAAGCCAAAACCACCGCCTTTGTTCCTCACTACGCCATGAGTGGTGGTACCCTAATAGCCCTGGCGGCTGACGAAATCGTCATGGATGAACACGCCGTCTTAGGCCCTGTGGACCCTCAGGTTGGGCAGTTCCCGGCGGCTTCCCTGGTAAAAGTACGCCAGACCAAGCCTCTTGACAAAATAGACGACGAAACTCTGATTCTAGCCGATGTGGCCGAAAAGGCCTTAAACCAGATGGAATATAACCTTGAAGAACTCCTTAACGGCCGCTTTCCTGAAGAAAAAGTTAAAGAACTGGCCAAACTTTTGTCTCAAGGGCGCTGGACCCACGATTACCCTATAACCTTTGACGAAGCCAAAGCCCTGGGACTTCCGGTAAGCAACAATATGCCTGAAGAAATATACGAACTCATGAGCCTTTTTCCACAGCCCATGCGTCAGCAACCCTCAGTAGAATTTGCCCCATCACCCAGACGCACTCCGCCAAGGGGTAATGGGAAAAGTTTAATCTAG
- a CDS encoding rhomboid family intramembrane serine protease: MIPIQDIVPRKTFPIVTVSLIALNSLIFILMLNLPAQVREAIVINFGVVPARITQFGLGDAGVALQNVISLFTAMFLHGGWIHLFGNMWTLWIFGDNVEDRMGHRRFLVFYLLCGIAATLVHVWLHPDSTIPMIGASGAISGVLGAYYGLFPLARVIVMIPIFFFPFFFEMPAVLYIGWWYLLQLFSGTLSILHGKIVGGVAWWAHVGGFVVGLLLHRLFCVGENCFPDEVRPWGVSYNLGEKINR; the protein is encoded by the coding sequence ATGATCCCCATACAAGACATAGTCCCAAGAAAGACCTTCCCAATAGTCACGGTAAGCCTCATCGCTTTAAACAGTTTAATATTCATTCTTATGCTTAATTTACCCGCTCAAGTTCGCGAAGCCATAGTGATCAATTTTGGCGTGGTACCAGCCCGTATCACTCAATTTGGGCTGGGAGACGCTGGCGTGGCTCTTCAAAATGTAATCTCCCTCTTTACCGCTATGTTTTTACACGGCGGCTGGATTCATCTTTTTGGAAACATGTGGACACTTTGGATTTTTGGAGACAACGTAGAAGACCGCATGGGGCACAGGCGCTTCCTTGTTTTTTATCTATTGTGCGGCATAGCTGCTACCCTGGTCCACGTTTGGTTACACCCGGATTCCACTATTCCTATGATCGGGGCCTCAGGAGCTATTTCTGGTGTTCTAGGCGCTTATTATGGACTTTTCCCTTTGGCTAGAGTCATCGTCATGATCCCTATCTTCTTTTTTCCTTTCTTTTTCGAAATGCCAGCGGTACTTTATATCGGCTGGTGGTATCTACTACAGCTCTTTTCAGGTACCCTTTCCATTCTTCACGGAAAAATTGTAGGTGGAGTGGCCTGGTGGGCCCACGTAGGTGGCTTTGTAGTGGGGCTTTTATTACATCGCCTGTTTTGTGTGGGGGAAAATTGTTTCCCAGATGAAGTACGCCCCTGGGGTGTGTCTTATAATTTAGGTGAAAAAATAAATCGTTAG
- a CDS encoding phosphate-starvation-inducible PsiE family protein, whose translation MTKPRRSWLDILFQEQFLKVERFLYILVAVLILIASAVVIGDGALALYHLLVDAHDFTHGILKVMDRFLLALMFLEILHTVQIIFGEEHHLACVEPFIMVAIIASVRRLLILSFEISHAGQIPLERLKFYLMEMLIIGFLIICLVTAVIFLRRSRERRRQG comes from the coding sequence ATGACAAAACCAAGAAGGTCCTGGCTGGATATTCTTTTCCAGGAGCAGTTTTTAAAGGTAGAAAGATTTTTGTATATCTTGGTGGCTGTCTTAATTTTGATAGCGTCAGCCGTGGTTATCGGGGATGGAGCTCTCGCTCTTTATCACCTACTGGTAGATGCTCACGATTTTACCCACGGTATTCTCAAGGTGATGGACCGGTTTCTTCTGGCCCTCATGTTTCTTGAAATCCTCCATACAGTACAAATTATCTTTGGTGAGGAACATCATCTGGCCTGTGTAGAACCTTTTATTATGGTAGCTATTATAGCTTCGGTAAGGCGTCTTTTGATCCTATCCTTTGAAATCTCTCATGCTGGTCAAATTCCTCTTGAAAGGCTTAAGTTTTACCTGATGGAAATGCTCATAATAGGCTTTTTGATTATCTGTTTAGTAACGGCGGTTATTTTCCTCCGCCGTTCTAGAGAAAGAAGGAGGCAAGGTTAA
- the guaA gene encoding glutamine-hydrolyzing GMP synthase, with protein MEQGDRILVLDFGSQTTQLIARRVRELHVYSEIKPCVASIEEIKAFSPRGIILSGGPASVYDEHAPKIPKEIFSLGVPVLGICYGMQLMTHLLGGKVEASAKREFGPAELKILDNSDLFYGLSLDRSYRVWMSHGDRVEALPQGFEAIAESEHSPYAAIKNSETRLYGVQFHPEVAHTEIGREVLSNFVLRICGCKPTWTMKSFIERVVEEIRQKVGPEEKVICALSGGIDSTVTAVLVHRAIGERLVCIFVNNGLLRKGEVESVLNLMASLGLNLRYVDASERFLERLKGVTDPEKKRQIIGHTFIEIFEEEAKKVGDVTYLAQGTLYPDVIESVSFKGPSATIKTHHNVGALPERMKLKLIEPLRELFKDEVREIARELGLPEDIIYRQPFPGPGLAIRILGEVTKDRLEILREADAIVLEEIKKSGWYRKVWQSFAVLLPIRTVGVMGDYRTYEHVIAIRCVDSVDAMTADWTRLPYDLLARLSNRIINEVRGVNRVVYDISSKPPATIEWE; from the coding sequence ATGGAACAAGGAGATCGTATTTTAGTGCTGGATTTTGGCTCGCAAACTACCCAGCTCATTGCCAGGCGGGTAAGGGAGCTTCACGTCTACAGTGAAATTAAACCATGTGTCGCTTCTATTGAAGAAATTAAGGCCTTTTCTCCGAGAGGTATAATCCTTTCAGGCGGGCCAGCCAGTGTCTATGATGAACATGCCCCTAAAATTCCCAAAGAGATTTTTTCTTTAGGGGTGCCAGTTCTTGGTATTTGCTACGGTATGCAACTCATGACCCACCTTTTGGGGGGAAAGGTTGAAGCCAGTGCTAAAAGAGAATTTGGTCCAGCTGAATTAAAAATACTTGATAATAGCGATCTTTTTTACGGCCTGTCTCTTGATAGAAGTTACCGTGTTTGGATGAGCCACGGTGACAGAGTAGAAGCCCTCCCTCAAGGCTTTGAAGCCATTGCTGAAAGTGAACATTCTCCTTATGCGGCCATAAAAAATTCTGAAACTCGCTTATACGGAGTTCAGTTTCATCCTGAAGTAGCTCATACCGAAATAGGCCGAGAGGTGCTTTCTAATTTTGTTTTACGCATTTGTGGCTGTAAACCTACCTGGACCATGAAATCTTTTATTGAAAGAGTGGTAGAAGAAATTCGCCAAAAAGTTGGCCCGGAAGAGAAAGTCATCTGTGCCCTTTCAGGGGGTATTGATTCTACGGTTACGGCGGTTTTGGTTCATCGGGCCATAGGGGAGAGATTAGTTTGTATCTTTGTCAATAACGGCCTTTTGCGCAAAGGCGAAGTGGAAAGTGTCTTAAATCTTATGGCCTCTCTTGGCCTTAATCTGCGTTATGTGGATGCTTCCGAGCGTTTTCTTGAACGCCTGAAAGGGGTTACTGACCCTGAGAAGAAAAGGCAAATTATTGGTCATACTTTTATTGAAATTTTTGAAGAAGAAGCCAAGAAAGTGGGCGATGTAACTTACCTGGCCCAAGGAACTCTTTATCCTGACGTAATAGAAAGTGTTTCTTTTAAAGGCCCTTCGGCTACCATAAAGACTCATCATAATGTTGGAGCCCTACCTGAACGCATGAAACTTAAACTGATTGAGCCGTTGCGCGAGCTTTTCAAGGATGAAGTACGCGAGATTGCCCGTGAATTAGGGCTTCCTGAAGACATTATCTATCGTCAGCCTTTCCCTGGCCCAGGGCTTGCCATTCGTATTTTAGGTGAAGTTACAAAAGATAGGCTTGAAATCTTGAGAGAAGCTGATGCTATCGTGCTTGAAGAGATTAAAAAAAGCGGCTGGTATCGTAAGGTCTGGCAGAGTTTTGCCGTGCTTTTGCCTATTAGAACCGTAGGTGTTATGGGGGACTACCGTACCTACGAACACGTTATAGCCATTCGTTGTGTGGATAGTGTGGACGCCATGACGGCTGACTGGACCAGGCTCCCTTATGACCTTTTAGCCCGTCTTTCTAACCGCATTATCAACGAAGTGCGTGGCGTCAACCGCGTGGTCTACGATATTTCTTCAAAACCGCCAGCTACTATTGAGTGGGAATAA
- the rbr gene encoding rubrerythrin, whose amino-acid sequence MKIKGTKTEKNLLKAFAGESQARNRYTYFASVAKKEGFVQIAHIFEETANHEKEHAKRLFKLLEGGDLEICASFPAGKIGTTLENLKHAAAGENYEWKEMYPEFAEIARQEGFPEIAGIFERIAVAEKYHERRYEAFARLIEEGRVFKREMEVKWRCRNCGYIHEGLEAPEECPACAHARAYFELYVEPW is encoded by the coding sequence ATGAAGATTAAAGGCACGAAGACGGAAAAAAATCTACTTAAGGCCTTTGCGGGGGAGTCTCAAGCCCGAAACCGCTACACTTACTTTGCTTCGGTGGCCAAAAAGGAAGGTTTTGTGCAGATTGCCCATATTTTTGAAGAAACCGCCAATCACGAAAAAGAGCACGCCAAAAGGCTTTTTAAGCTTTTAGAAGGAGGAGATCTCGAAATATGTGCTTCTTTCCCGGCGGGTAAAATAGGCACCACTTTGGAAAACTTAAAGCACGCCGCCGCCGGAGAAAATTACGAATGGAAAGAAATGTATCCAGAATTTGCCGAAATTGCTCGTCAGGAAGGCTTTCCTGAAATTGCCGGTATTTTTGAACGTATTGCGGTGGCTGAAAAATATCATGAGCGTCGCTACGAGGCCTTTGCCCGTTTAATTGAAGAAGGACGAGTTTTTAAGCGAGAAATGGAAGTAAAATGGCGCTGCCGCAACTGTGGTTATATTCACGAAGGCCTTGAAGCCCCTGAAGAATGCCCGGCTTGTGCTCACGCCCGGGCTTACTTCGAACTTTACGTAGAACCCTGGTAA
- a CDS encoding NAD(P)H-dependent glycerol-3-phosphate dehydrogenase: MKVVIIGAGSWGTALGKLLAEKENQVWLLARRKEVCDSINERHENPFYLPKIKLPHNLKAALEPKVLKKAELIVFAVPSHALRETLKALSKDLPEKPVPLVSTIKGIEEKSLSTMSQVVNEVLTPAWHSFYTVLSGPSFAEEVAKRLPTAVTIAGYEEDICSFVQKTFASQYFRTYRSFDVIGVELAGALKNVIAIAVGISDGLELGLNARAALITRGLAEISRLGVKLGANPLTFSGLAGMGDLVLTCTGSLSRNRTVGLRLGRGEKLEDILADLTQVAEGVRTTSSVKKLSEQVKVETPICDAVYQVLYQNKSPQDMVLALLSRELKKEFDFAI; the protein is encoded by the coding sequence ATGAAGGTCGTTATCATCGGCGCAGGAAGTTGGGGCACGGCCCTGGGAAAGCTTTTAGCTGAAAAAGAAAATCAAGTTTGGCTGCTGGCCAGGCGTAAAGAAGTTTGTGATAGTATAAATGAGCGGCACGAAAATCCATTTTACTTACCTAAAATCAAACTACCCCATAATCTAAAAGCCGCTTTAGAACCTAAAGTTCTCAAAAAAGCTGAACTCATTGTTTTCGCCGTTCCCTCTCACGCCTTACGCGAAACATTAAAAGCCCTAAGTAAAGACCTACCAGAAAAGCCAGTACCTCTAGTTTCCACCATAAAAGGCATTGAAGAAAAAAGTCTTTCTACTATGAGCCAGGTGGTAAATGAGGTTTTAACTCCTGCTTGGCATAGCTTTTATACGGTATTATCGGGTCCAAGCTTTGCTGAAGAGGTTGCCAAAAGGCTTCCCACCGCGGTAACCATTGCTGGCTACGAAGAAGATATTTGCTCTTTTGTGCAAAAAACCTTTGCCAGCCAATATTTTCGCACTTATCGTAGCTTTGATGTTATTGGTGTTGAGCTGGCAGGGGCCCTAAAAAACGTTATCGCCATAGCCGTAGGTATATCTGACGGCCTTGAATTGGGTTTAAACGCCAGAGCCGCCCTTATTACCAGAGGCCTTGCGGAAATATCACGCCTGGGAGTAAAACTGGGGGCTAATCCCCTTACTTTTTCAGGCCTGGCGGGCATGGGAGACCTGGTTTTAACCTGCACAGGTTCACTTTCTCGTAACCGCACCGTCGGTTTACGCCTTGGCCGGGGAGAAAAACTAGAAGACATTCTGGCTGACCTTACGCAAGTGGCTGAAGGTGTGCGCACTACCTCTTCCGTAAAAAAGCTTTCTGAGCAGGTAAAAGTAGAAACACCTATTTGTGACGCGGTTTATCAGGTGCTTTATCAAAACAAGAGCCCGCAGGACATGGTCCTGGCTCTACTATCACGCGAGCTAAAAAAAGAATTTGATTTTGCTATCTAA
- a CDS encoding type II toxin-antitoxin system VapC family toxin — protein MDGLDQKYSVKEWPSGSWRTAGDSLFRYFCLVKLYVKEEHSLTVEQAVFEAEIVATHLIAYVEVQAAFARLFREGVISEEILENIQEDFKKDWPHYMKIGLNQSLLERASDFAKAFALKAYDSIHLAVIDLLLKTAKDKDCFVHNDNAICRLFKLFN, from the coding sequence GTGGACGGGCTCGACCAAAAATATTCGGTAAAAGAATGGCCGAGCGGATCTTGGAGGACCGCCGGTGATTCTCTATTTAGATACTTCTGCTTAGTAAAGCTCTATGTAAAAGAAGAACATAGCTTAACCGTTGAACAGGCTGTCTTTGAGGCAGAGATTGTCGCTACACATTTAATCGCTTATGTAGAGGTTCAGGCAGCCTTTGCCCGTCTATTTCGTGAAGGCGTTATTTCTGAAGAAATTTTAGAAAACATCCAGGAAGATTTTAAAAAAGATTGGCCTCACTATATGAAAATTGGCCTTAACCAAAGTCTTTTAGAGCGAGCGAGTGACTTTGCGAAAGCTTTTGCTCTGAAGGCCTATGATAGTATCCATTTGGCGGTTATAGATCTTTTATTGAAAACGGCAAAAGACAAGGATTGCTTTGTTCACAATGACAATGCCATTTGTCGTCTATTTAAACTATTTAATTGA
- a CDS encoding type II toxin-antitoxin system prevent-host-death family antitoxin has product MQVSVRELKSNLSRYLKEVKQGKIIEITRHRRLIAKLCPAGEHKTGIEALIAKGLVSWDGGKPKGGRARPKIFGKRMAERILEDRR; this is encoded by the coding sequence ATGCAAGTTTCGGTGAGAGAGCTTAAAAGCAATCTGTCTCGTTATTTAAAAGAGGTCAAACAGGGGAAAATTATTGAAATCACACGCCATCGCCGGCTGATAGCCAAGCTTTGTCCCGCCGGAGAACATAAAACCGGAATCGAGGCCTTGATTGCCAAAGGATTGGTCAGCTGGGATGGTGGGAAGCCCAAAGGTGGACGGGCTCGACCAAAAATATTCGGTAAAAGAATGGCCGAGCGGATCTTGGAGGACCGCCGGTGA
- a CDS encoding type I restriction endonuclease subunit R, giving the protein MAESEVESAALAWLESLGWQIKHGPEIAPGEPFAERDDYQEVILPQRLKDALARLNPELPIEALDEAFRKLVNPPGATVEARNRAFHRMLVDGVTVEYRREDGSIAGAQARVIDFDDSENNDFLAVNQFTVTEGRHTRRPDIVLFVNGLPLVIIELKNPADEEATIWTAYQQLQTYKAELPTLFAFNELLVISDGLEARMGTLTAGREWFKPWRTISGERVEDEGVLQLEVLLKGVFDLERFLELIRDFMVYEDDGGRLSKKVAGYHQFHAVRVAVRETLRAAALAKDEGLRVREEIGRYEVRGQGGRPGDRRIGVVWHTQGSGKSLTMVFYAGRIIREPAMQNPTVVVLTDRNDLDDQLFGVFSRCQELLRQEPVQAKSRAHLRELLSREAGGIIFTTIQKFFPDEKGDQHPLLSSRRNIVVIADEAHRSQYDFIDGFARHIRDALPNASFIAFTGTPIELEDRNTRAVFGDYISIYDIQRAVEDGATVPIYYESRLAKLALPKELKPKIDEEFEEVTEREEVERKEKLKTKWAQLEAIVGAEPRLRMIAKDIVKHFERRLEALDGKGMIVCMSRRICVDLYNQIIHLRPDWHHEDDDKGVIKVVMTGSASDPPEWQPHIRNKERREFLARRFRDPNDPLKLVIVRDMWLTGFDCPSLHTMYIDKPMRGHGLMQAIARVNRVFRDKPGGLVVDYIGLARELKQALAVYTESGGKGRTALDQEEAVAVMQEKYEICCDLFHGFDWSAWKTGTPEERLALLPAAQEHILAQPDGKDRFVKAVLELSKAFALAVPHEEALRIRDDVAFFQAVRSALVKRAPLDARPQEELDYALRQLVDRAVDPEGVVDIFAAAGLKKPDISILSEEFLAEIQDMPQKNLAVELLRKLLQGEIRTRRRKNVVQARRFSEMLERALRRYQNRAIEAAQVIEELIALAREMRKSDRRGEELGLSEEEVAFYDALAANESAVEVLGDKTLRKIAQELVRLVRENVTVDWAQRENVRAYLRVLVKRTLRKYGYPPDKQEEATQTVLKQAEVLGGEVVE; this is encoded by the coding sequence ATGGCTGAATCCGAAGTTGAATCGGCGGCGCTGGCCTGGCTCGAATCCCTAGGCTGGCAAATAAAGCACGGGCCGGAGATCGCTCCCGGGGAGCCTTTCGCCGAGCGGGACGATTATCAGGAGGTAATTCTCCCACAACGCCTGAAGGATGCTCTGGCCCGGCTAAACCCGGAACTTCCTATCGAGGCCCTAGATGAGGCTTTCCGAAAGCTCGTAAATCCTCCCGGCGCCACCGTAGAGGCTCGTAACCGGGCCTTCCACCGAATGCTCGTGGACGGAGTGACGGTAGAATATCGCCGGGAGGATGGCTCCATAGCCGGTGCCCAGGCGCGCGTAATAGACTTTGACGATTCCGAAAATAACGACTTTCTGGCCGTCAACCAGTTTACCGTTACCGAAGGTCGCCATACCCGCCGGCCGGACATCGTGCTTTTTGTAAATGGGCTTCCGCTAGTCATCATCGAATTGAAAAATCCGGCGGACGAAGAAGCCACCATCTGGACCGCTTATCAGCAACTTCAGACTTACAAAGCGGAACTTCCCACTCTCTTTGCCTTCAATGAACTTTTAGTCATTTCGGACGGGCTGGAAGCCAGGATGGGTACCTTGACCGCCGGGCGGGAATGGTTCAAACCCTGGCGCACGATCTCAGGCGAGCGAGTGGAGGACGAAGGCGTCCTCCAGCTTGAAGTCCTTCTTAAGGGTGTTTTCGACCTGGAGCGGTTTTTGGAACTGATCCGAGATTTTATGGTGTACGAAGACGACGGCGGAAGGCTTTCCAAAAAAGTGGCTGGATACCACCAATTCCATGCCGTGCGAGTAGCGGTGCGGGAGACCCTGAGGGCAGCTGCGCTCGCCAAAGACGAAGGCTTGCGCGTGAGAGAAGAAATAGGCCGTTATGAAGTGCGGGGCCAAGGTGGGCGGCCTGGCGACCGGCGTATCGGGGTAGTATGGCATACGCAGGGCTCCGGCAAAAGCTTGACCATGGTCTTCTATGCTGGACGCATCATTCGTGAGCCGGCCATGCAAAATCCTACGGTGGTGGTGCTCACCGACCGAAACGATCTGGATGATCAACTGTTTGGAGTTTTTTCCCGCTGTCAGGAACTTCTACGCCAGGAGCCTGTTCAGGCCAAAAGCCGGGCTCATCTTCGGGAGCTTCTTTCACGAGAAGCCGGAGGTATCATCTTTACCACCATTCAAAAGTTCTTTCCTGACGAAAAGGGCGACCAGCATCCGCTACTTTCTTCACGGCGCAACATTGTGGTAATTGCCGATGAAGCTCATCGAAGCCAGTACGATTTCATTGACGGTTTTGCCCGCCATATTCGGGATGCCTTACCCAATGCCTCTTTTATTGCTTTCACGGGAACACCGATTGAGCTTGAGGATCGCAACACGCGAGCCGTCTTTGGCGACTACATCTCCATTTACGATATCCAGCGAGCCGTAGAAGACGGTGCGACGGTGCCCATCTACTACGAAAGCCGGCTGGCAAAGCTTGCGCTACCCAAAGAGCTAAAGCCCAAAATCGACGAAGAATTCGAGGAAGTCACCGAAAGAGAAGAGGTCGAGCGTAAGGAGAAGCTCAAAACCAAATGGGCACAACTTGAAGCCATTGTGGGGGCGGAACCACGCCTCCGCATGATCGCTAAAGATATAGTGAAGCATTTTGAGCGTCGTCTGGAAGCCCTCGATGGAAAGGGCATGATCGTTTGCATGAGCCGCCGGATATGCGTCGATCTTTATAACCAGATCATTCACCTGCGTCCTGATTGGCACCACGAAGATGACGATAAAGGCGTAATCAAAGTGGTGATGACCGGTTCGGCGTCGGATCCTCCAGAATGGCAGCCCCACATCCGTAACAAAGAAAGACGGGAGTTCCTGGCCCGGCGTTTTCGTGATCCAAATGATCCCTTGAAGCTGGTAATCGTGCGCGACATGTGGCTTACGGGCTTCGATTGTCCGAGCCTTCATACCATGTACATCGACAAACCCATGCGCGGCCACGGGCTCATGCAGGCCATCGCCCGGGTGAACCGCGTCTTCCGCGATAAACCCGGAGGGCTGGTGGTGGACTATATTGGTCTGGCCCGCGAATTAAAACAGGCGCTTGCGGTTTATACCGAAAGCGGAGGTAAGGGCCGCACGGCCCTTGATCAGGAAGAAGCGGTGGCGGTCATGCAGGAAAAATACGAAATTTGTTGTGATCTCTTTCACGGCTTCGACTGGTCGGCCTGGAAAACCGGAACACCTGAAGAACGTCTGGCCCTCCTTCCCGCTGCACAGGAACATATTTTGGCCCAGCCGGATGGGAAAGACCGTTTCGTCAAGGCGGTGCTCGAACTTTCCAAGGCCTTTGCCCTGGCCGTTCCTCATGAAGAGGCCCTACGCATCCGTGACGACGTGGCCTTTTTTCAGGCCGTACGCTCCGCCCTGGTGAAACGCGCGCCTCTTGACGCCCGTCCCCAAGAAGAATTGGATTACGCCCTTCGCCAGTTGGTGGATCGGGCCGTGGACCCTGAAGGAGTAGTGGATATCTTTGCGGCTGCAGGTCTTAAAAAACCAGATATTTCTATTCTTTCAGAAGAATTTCTAGCCGAAATCCAGGATATGCCTCAAAAGAATCTAGCGGTGGAACTTTTGCGTAAACTTTTGCAGGGAGAAATCCGCACCCGGCGGCGCAAAAATGTGGTTCAGGCCCGGCGTTTTTCTGAGATGCTTGAGCGCGCTCTCCGTCGCTATCAGAACCGCGCCATTGAAGCCGCCCAGGTCATTGAAGAGCTGATTGCGCTTGCCCGCGAGATGCGTAAGTCCGACCGAAGAGGGGAAGAATTGGGTTTAAGCGAGGAAGAGGTGGCCTTTTACGATGCGCTTGCGGCCAACGAGAGCGCGGTGGAAGTCTTGGGAGATAAAACTTTGCGAAAGATCGCCCAGGAGCTGGTGCGCCTGGTACGAGAAAATGTCACCGTGGATTGGGCCCAGCGCGAAAATGTAAGGGCTTATTTGAGGGTTCTGGTGAAACGCACCCTTCGTAAATATGGTTACCCGCCGGACAAACAGGAAGAGGCCACGCAGACGGTGCTCAAACAGGCCGAAGTTCTGGGCGGGGAGGTTGTAGAGTAG